One Rhodothermales bacterium genomic window carries:
- the prfB gene encoding peptide chain release factor 2 (programmed frameshift) — MQKTTEDIRSLLERVVALGRYLCDPARREKALESLNARRLDPNFWSNQAEAREVEKEISLHQGWLDAWKKVSRRAEDIETLMQLEAEEGGLADEIQEEAELLLQQVEAIEFRNMLSSPDDPRNAILTIHSGAGGTEAQDWAEMLLRMYTRYCEKAGFLVNLLDYQPGDTAGIKSASIRIGGEYAYGYLKAESGVHRLVRISPFDSSGKRHTSFSSVFVYPEIDDTINIDIKPDQLELQTFRSGGKGGQNVNKVETGARLIWTGLLSNGEEARVVAECTEERSQLQNRERAMTMLKSRIYQLELDIQEAAKNEVEGKKKKIEWGSQIRSYVFQPYTMVNDHRTETKITDVQSVMDGDLDELIKAYLMQQSSQES, encoded by the exons ATGCAGAAAACCACTGAAGATATCCGTAGCCTGTTAGAGCGCGTTGTCGCGCTCGGGAGGTATCTTTG TGACCCGGCTCGTAGAGAAAAAGCCCTCGAGTCGTTGAATGCCCGTCGCCTGGATCCCAATTTCTGGTCGAACCAGGCCGAGGCGCGGGAAGTAGAGAAGGAGATCTCGCTCCACCAGGGATGGCTGGATGCGTGGAAAAAGGTGTCCCGTCGGGCGGAGGACATCGAGACACTGATGCAGCTAGAGGCGGAAGAGGGCGGCCTCGCCGACGAGATCCAGGAAGAGGCCGAGTTGCTCCTCCAGCAGGTCGAGGCGATCGAATTCCGCAACATGCTGAGCAGCCCGGACGATCCGCGCAACGCGATCCTCACGATCCACTCCGGCGCGGGCGGCACCGAAGCGCAGGACTGGGCGGAGATGCTGCTCCGCATGTACACCCGTTATTGTGAAAAGGCGGGTTTTTTGGTGAACCTGCTCGACTACCAGCCGGGGGACACCGCCGGCATCAAGAGCGCCTCCATACGCATCGGCGGCGAATACGCCTATGGCTATCTGAAGGCCGAATCCGGCGTGCATCGGCTGGTCCGCATTTCTCCGTTCGACTCCAGCGGCAAGCGGCACACCTCGTTTTCCAGCGTGTTCGTCTATCCGGAGATCGACGACACCATCAACATCGACATCAAGCCCGATCAGCTGGAGCTGCAGACCTTCCGCTCCGGCGGCAAGGGGGGGCAGAACGTCAACAAGGTGGAAACGGGCGCGCGGCTCATCTGGACCGGCCTGCTATCGAACGGCGAGGAAGCGCGCGTCGTCGCGGAGTGCACCGAAGAGCGCAGCCAGCTACAGAACCGCGAGCGCGCGATGACGATGTTGAAGAGCCGCATCTATCAGCTCGAACTGGATATCCAGGAGGCCGCGAAGAATGAAGTCGAGGGCAAGAAAAAGAAAATTGAGTGGGGGAGCCAGATTCGATCTTATGTCTTCCAACCGTATACTATGGTGAACGATCACCGCACGGAGACCAAAATCACCGATGTTCAGTCGGTCATGGATGGGGATCTGGACGAACTGATCAAAGCCTACCTCATGCAGCAGTCGTCGCAGGAATCGTAG
- a CDS encoding M1 family aminopeptidase, with the protein MLLGIALLSGCAGRRPVEPEEPAYRPRVIQPRTPPPPPEEPATPPAPVYVPPAYQVVRNPDAAYVEPISNFDVLHTTLDLGFDFPGERVIGTATHTLRTLVSGMTRLTFDGRDMEIHSATLGRRGATRTPLEVQYDGQTLILVPPQPLGIDTFDVAIAYTAHPTRNGQRLGMNFVDGAGTDASKPTQIWTLGQPEDNRYWYPGWDYPNDPVTVDVLLTVPASYTTVSNGGIVGQEQLANGMRRDHWRLTRPHASYLTGLVVGEFASVIDRYVRRDGSQVPLAYIVEPAYASKTSLIFGETPRMMGLFEDATAVAYPWGNYKQVTVRDFTAGGMENTTATVLFDELQHDERAQLDFNGRDLISHELAHQWFGDLLTIRNWANLALNEGFASYFERIYIEGSAGIDEAQAHTIEERDLYLKEAESMRRPIIWYGYTDPNAMYDRHTYEKMALVLHQLRFELGDVLWYNGIRKYVRDNASRTVVADDLRKAMEQASGRNLGFFFNQWLLQPGHPELDVTHTFDPNRGLYEIRVRQVQDSLLFLPFRFDVQVELNIQGGTAPFMQRFTVADRDTTFRFALAGDVTFARFDVGDWLLADIHVDKPLSEWIAQVRGDDEMAGRYDAVVALGELEPTNEIRDAILQTLVRDPHHTVRQAAAAALNGYAGDPVVRQTLSNTARTDTDAAVRKAALLSLSRYADSVLLSTLRGTIADPSYAVTAESVRLFARAYPNEALPAMRSLFEVDSWKSTVELAMIEGYSTIAAVEGIPYLEARLNPAEPEDVRAAAADAMGVIARAQPGIGEGVGRSLVALLDDGIEMERFSAAQALRSVNIAPLREDIRRCLAKETSARVRSQLEQLVGL; encoded by the coding sequence ATGCTGCTGGGCATCGCCCTGCTTTCCGGGTGCGCCGGCCGCCGGCCGGTGGAGCCCGAAGAGCCGGCGTACCGTCCGCGCGTCATCCAGCCGCGCACGCCGCCGCCCCCGCCGGAGGAGCCGGCGACGCCGCCCGCGCCGGTCTATGTGCCGCCGGCCTATCAGGTGGTCCGCAATCCGGACGCCGCCTATGTGGAGCCCATCAGCAACTTCGACGTGCTCCACACGACGCTCGACCTGGGTTTCGATTTTCCCGGGGAACGGGTCATCGGCACCGCGACGCACACGCTGCGAACGCTCGTCTCGGGCATGACGCGTCTGACGTTCGACGGAAGGGATATGGAGATCCACAGCGCCACGTTGGGCCGGCGCGGCGCCACGCGCACGCCCCTCGAGGTGCAGTACGACGGCCAGACGCTGATCCTGGTGCCTCCGCAGCCCCTCGGTATCGACACATTCGACGTGGCGATAGCCTACACCGCTCATCCGACGCGCAACGGCCAGCGGCTCGGAATGAATTTCGTCGATGGCGCCGGCACGGACGCCTCGAAGCCGACGCAGATCTGGACCCTCGGCCAGCCCGAAGACAATCGCTACTGGTATCCGGGATGGGATTATCCGAACGATCCCGTGACGGTGGATGTGCTTCTGACGGTGCCGGCGTCGTACACGACGGTGTCGAATGGCGGCATCGTCGGGCAGGAACAGCTCGCCAATGGCATGCGGCGCGATCACTGGCGGCTGACGCGGCCGCACGCGTCGTACCTGACCGGGCTCGTCGTGGGCGAATTCGCGTCGGTGATCGACCGCTACGTGCGGCGTGACGGAAGCCAGGTGCCGCTGGCGTACATCGTCGAACCCGCCTACGCCAGCAAGACCTCCCTGATCTTCGGGGAAACGCCGCGCATGATGGGCCTCTTCGAGGACGCGACTGCGGTGGCGTATCCCTGGGGCAACTACAAGCAGGTCACGGTGCGCGACTTCACCGCCGGCGGGATGGAGAATACCACGGCCACCGTGCTTTTCGATGAACTCCAGCACGACGAGCGGGCGCAGCTCGACTTCAACGGCCGCGACCTGATATCGCACGAACTGGCGCATCAATGGTTTGGCGACCTGCTCACGATCCGAAACTGGGCAAATCTGGCGCTCAACGAGGGCTTCGCGAGCTACTTCGAGCGGATTTATATCGAAGGCAGCGCCGGCATCGACGAGGCGCAGGCGCATACGATCGAGGAACGGGACCTGTATCTGAAAGAAGCCGAGTCGATGCGCCGGCCGATCATCTGGTACGGCTACACCGATCCGAACGCGATGTACGATCGGCATACGTATGAAAAAATGGCGCTCGTGCTCCATCAGCTCCGTTTTGAACTCGGCGACGTGCTCTGGTACAACGGCATCCGGAAATACGTGCGCGACAACGCATCCCGGACCGTCGTAGCGGACGACCTTCGCAAGGCGATGGAGCAGGCGTCGGGGCGCAATCTCGGGTTCTTCTTTAATCAGTGGCTGCTCCAGCCCGGCCATCCGGAGCTGGATGTGACCCACACCTTCGACCCCAATCGCGGGCTCTACGAGATCCGGGTGCGGCAGGTGCAGGATAGTCTGCTATTCTTGCCGTTCCGATTCGACGTCCAGGTCGAACTCAATATCCAGGGCGGCACCGCGCCCTTCATGCAGCGGTTTACGGTGGCCGACCGCGACACCACGTTCCGGTTCGCCCTCGCCGGCGACGTCACGTTCGCCCGGTTCGATGTGGGCGACTGGCTCCTGGCCGACATCCACGTCGACAAGCCGCTCTCCGAATGGATCGCGCAGGTGCGGGGCGACGACGAAATGGCCGGCCGCTACGACGCCGTGGTGGCGCTGGGCGAGCTGGAGCCGACCAACGAAATCCGCGACGCCATCCTCCAGACCCTCGTGCGGGATCCGCATCATACGGTGCGGCAGGCGGCTGCCGCGGCCCTGAACGGCTACGCCGGCGATCCGGTCGTCCGCCAGACCCTCTCCAATACCGCCCGCACCGACACCGACGCGGCCGTGCGCAAGGCGGCCCTGCTGTCGCTTTCCCGGTATGCGGACAGCGTGTTGCTTTCGACCCTGCGCGGCACCATCGCCGATCCTTCCTATGCCGTCACGGCCGAGAGTGTGCGTCTGTTCGCGCGGGCCTACCCGAACGAGGCGCTGCCCGCCATGCGCTCGCTCTTCGAGGTCGATAGCTGGAAAAGCACCGTCGAACTGGCGATGATCGAAGGGTATTCGACCATCGCGGCGGTCGAAGGCATTCCGTACCTCGAGGCGCGCCTGAATCCGGCCGAACCCGAGGACGTCCGCGCCGCGGCGGCCGATGCGATGGGCGTCATCGCGCGCGCCCAGCCGGGCATCGGGGAAGGGGTGGGCCGGTCGCTGGTCGCGTTGCTGGACGATGGGATCGAGATGGAGCGGTTCTCCGCCGCTCAGGCGCTGCGTTCGGTGAACATCGCGCCGCTTCGGGAGGACATTCGCCGCTGTCTCGCAAAAGAGACCTCGGCGCGCGTGCGGTCGCAGCTCGAACAGCTCGTGGGGCTTTGA
- a CDS encoding aminotransferase class I/II-fold pyridoxal phosphate-dependent enzyme: MALAPSQRTLTDQLSTRARDVKPSGIRRFFEIAATMENVISLGIGEPDFVSPKPIIDAAMQGLRDGKTGYTANSGLLELRELIAADLKARYGVAYDPKTEVIVTVGVSEAMLLAMLALLDPGDEILIPEPCFVSYGPTAEFAGGKVVYVPTSVEHQFQVTAADIEAKITPRTKMLFVGYPNNPTGAVISRDTMEAIAEVVEKHDLMVLSDEIYDQLVYGEAKAAGHVCVPSVAGLRERTVLLGGFSKNYAMTGWRIGYVCAPREIAQALYKLHQYVVMSAPTLGQIGAVAAMKECADDVEMMRQSYDKRRRHLVDGLRAAGLPTFEPEGAFYCFPDIRSTGLTSEEFAQKLLEEERVAVVPGDAFGPSGAGYVRCSYATAYEKIEEAVRRITRFAQRYQAR, from the coding sequence ATGGCACTCGCACCTTCGCAACGCACGTTGACCGATCAACTGTCCACCCGGGCCCGTGACGTCAAACCCAGCGGCATCCGGCGGTTTTTTGAAATCGCCGCGACCATGGAGAATGTCATTTCGCTGGGGATCGGCGAACCCGACTTCGTCTCCCCGAAACCGATCATCGACGCCGCCATGCAGGGGTTGCGCGATGGGAAGACCGGGTATACGGCGAATAGCGGCCTGCTCGAGCTGCGCGAGTTGATCGCGGCCGACCTGAAGGCGCGTTACGGCGTCGCCTACGACCCGAAGACGGAAGTGATCGTGACGGTCGGGGTGAGCGAGGCCATGCTCCTGGCGATGCTGGCGTTGCTCGATCCGGGCGACGAGATCCTGATCCCCGAGCCTTGTTTTGTGTCGTATGGACCGACGGCGGAGTTTGCCGGCGGGAAGGTGGTGTATGTGCCCACTTCCGTCGAGCACCAGTTTCAGGTGACGGCGGCGGACATCGAAGCGAAGATCACGCCCCGGACCAAGATGCTGTTCGTCGGCTACCCCAATAACCCGACCGGCGCCGTCATTTCGCGGGATACGATGGAAGCCATCGCCGAGGTGGTGGAGAAACACGACTTGATGGTGCTGTCGGACGAGATTTACGATCAGCTCGTCTACGGAGAGGCGAAGGCCGCCGGCCACGTCTGCGTCCCGTCGGTCGCCGGCCTGCGCGAGCGCACCGTGCTGCTGGGGGGCTTCTCGAAAAACTACGCCATGACTGGCTGGCGCATCGGGTACGTCTGCGCGCCGCGCGAGATCGCCCAGGCGCTGTACAAGCTGCACCAGTACGTCGTGATGAGTGCCCCGACGCTCGGGCAGATCGGCGCGGTGGCGGCGATGAAGGAATGCGCGGACGATGTCGAGATGATGCGGCAGTCGTACGACAAACGCCGCCGGCACCTCGTGGACGGGCTCCGCGCGGCCGGCTTGCCCACCTTCGAGCCCGAAGGCGCCTTTTATTGTTTCCCGGATATCCGCTCGACAGGGCTCACGTCCGAGGAATTTGCCCAGAAACTGCTCGAGGAAGAGCGCGTGGCCGTGGTGCCGGGGGATGCGTTCGGGCCGAGTGGCGCCGGCTACGTCCGCTGCTCCTATGCCACGGCGTACGAAAAAATCGAAGAAGCTGTGCGCCGGATTACCCGGTTCGCGCAGCGCTACCAGGCGCGGTAA
- a CDS encoding aldehyde dehydrogenase family protein, which produces MTSYFKNYIGGRWQEAADHATFTDTNPARKADIIGQFPQSGAQDVDQAVRAARKAFESWRRMPAPQRGDYLKRIGDLLTERKDELAFEMTREMGKTFTETRGDVQEAIDTAYYAASETRRLFGHTVPSELPNKFNMSIRRPVGVIGVITAWNFPVAVPTWKMFPAIAAGNTVVFKPSEDAPHSGELLVQVFIEAGLPEGVVNLVQGAGATGAAMVDHPGIDAVSFTGSTATGCRIAEACGRQNKRVSLEMGGKNPQIVLADANLDLALEGVLWGAFGTTGQRCTATSRLILHEDIHDELVDRLVAAAGKLRLGYGNDAGVDVGPLINQKAMDKVSSYMDVAKSEGVSIACGGKRASGAGLDDGFFFEPTVFTGVTENMRVAQEEIFGPVLSVIKVSSYEEAVAVANNTQYGLSSSIYTRDVTVAFRAINDIDAGITYINGPTIGAEAHMPFGGVKATGNGHREGGWEVFDFYTETKSVYIDYSGKLQKAQIDNQ; this is translated from the coding sequence ATGACTTCATATTTCAAGAATTATATTGGCGGCCGCTGGCAGGAAGCAGCCGATCACGCCACCTTCACAGATACCAACCCCGCGCGCAAGGCCGACATCATCGGCCAGTTCCCGCAGTCCGGCGCCCAGGACGTCGACCAGGCCGTTCGGGCGGCGCGCAAGGCGTTCGAGAGCTGGCGGCGCATGCCGGCGCCCCAGCGCGGCGATTACCTGAAGCGCATCGGCGACCTGCTGACCGAGCGCAAGGACGAGCTCGCGTTCGAGATGACGCGCGAGATGGGCAAGACGTTCACGGAGACGCGCGGTGACGTCCAGGAGGCCATCGACACGGCCTATTACGCCGCCTCGGAAACGCGCCGGCTCTTCGGGCACACCGTCCCGAGCGAGCTGCCGAACAAGTTCAACATGAGCATCCGCCGGCCCGTCGGCGTGATCGGCGTCATCACCGCGTGGAATTTCCCGGTGGCGGTACCCACCTGGAAGATGTTTCCCGCGATCGCGGCCGGCAACACGGTCGTCTTCAAGCCCAGCGAAGACGCGCCGCACAGCGGCGAGCTGCTGGTCCAGGTATTCATCGAAGCCGGCCTGCCGGAAGGCGTCGTCAACCTCGTCCAGGGCGCCGGCGCGACGGGCGCCGCGATGGTCGACCACCCGGGCATCGACGCTGTTTCGTTCACAGGGTCGACGGCGACGGGCTGCCGCATCGCGGAGGCCTGCGGACGGCAGAACAAGCGTGTATCGCTCGAGATGGGTGGCAAAAATCCCCAGATCGTGCTGGCCGACGCCAACCTCGACCTCGCGCTCGAGGGGGTGCTCTGGGGCGCATTCGGCACCACGGGCCAGCGCTGTACGGCGACGAGCCGGCTCATCCTGCACGAGGACATCCATGACGAACTGGTCGACCGCCTCGTGGCCGCCGCCGGCAAGCTGCGGCTCGGGTATGGCAACGACGCCGGCGTGGACGTGGGCCCGTTGATCAACCAGAAAGCCATGGACAAGGTATCCTCGTACATGGACGTCGCCAAATCGGAGGGCGTCTCCATCGCCTGCGGGGGCAAACGCGCATCGGGCGCCGGCCTGGATGACGGCTTCTTCTTCGAGCCGACTGTCTTCACGGGCGTCACCGAAAATATGCGGGTGGCCCAGGAGGAAATCTTCGGCCCGGTGCTCTCCGTGATCAAGGTATCGTCGTACGAAGAGGCGGTCGCCGTGGCCAACAATACGCAATACGGCCTCTCCTCCTCGATCTACACCCGAGACGTGACGGTGGCCTTCCGGGCGATCAACGACATCGATGCCGGCATCACCTACATCAACGGCCCGACGATCGGCGCCGAGGCCCACATGCCGTTCGGCGGCGTCAAGGCCACCGGCAACGGCCACCGAGAAGGCGGCTGGGAGGTGTTCGACTTCTATACGGAGACGAAGAGCGTCTACATCGACTACAGCGGCAAGCTGCAGAAGGCGCAGATCGACAACCAGTGA
- a CDS encoding NlpC/P60 family protein codes for MKSVSIGFAGVLMLMPGLSLAESGRIAPDEIRPGDLLFFWINDQVRHVGIYLEDGVFFHASTTAGVTLSNLNEDYWRYRLISVRRVQHNISLKELRQDFSRYDPAGYRYGSTGPKQYDCSGLVWRVFGSHGVELPRTTRAQIRAGSLVISGRNYLLTHRRS; via the coding sequence ATGAAAAGCGTTTCGATAGGTTTCGCCGGCGTCCTCATGCTCATGCCGGGTCTCAGTTTAGCCGAATCGGGTCGCATCGCGCCGGACGAAATCCGCCCCGGTGACCTCCTGTTTTTCTGGATCAACGACCAGGTCCGGCACGTCGGCATCTACCTGGAAGATGGCGTCTTCTTCCATGCGTCAACCACCGCCGGCGTCACGCTGAGCAACCTGAACGAGGACTACTGGCGGTACCGGTTGATCTCGGTGCGCCGCGTCCAGCACAACATCTCGTTGAAGGAATTGCGGCAGGATTTCTCCCGATACGACCCCGCCGGCTACCGATACGGCAGCACGGGGCCGAAGCAGTACGACTGTTCGGGTCTCGTCTGGCGGGTTTTCGGCAGCCATGGCGTCGAGCTGCCACGAACGACCCGGGCGCAGATCCGCGCGGGCTCGCTCGTCATCAGCGGGCGAAACTATCTATTGACGCACCGCCGGAGCTAA
- a CDS encoding ornithine cyclodeaminase family protein codes for MRFYPADKLAPLLAWRPLVDALEAQFRLDVTAPVRHHHEIGQPGTLLLMPAWSGGLAGVKLVTVYPENPARSLPSIQGIYCLFDAATGTPLAAMDAATITLHRTAAASVLAARYLARANSRRLLLLSTGRLAPYIARAYVAVLGIDRVHVWGRRPERAAAVAAELASGGLDARAVPDPNAALDDADIVSCATMSGAPLFDGARLRPGTHVDLIGGFTPTMRESDDETMRRSTIYVDTRDGALSEAGDLIQPIQAGVIAETDIRGDLFDLCRGRIPGRTSDASITLFKSVGTALEDLAAAELVYRKTLAS; via the coding sequence ATGCGATTCTACCCAGCCGACAAACTCGCCCCCCTGCTTGCCTGGCGTCCCCTGGTCGACGCGCTGGAGGCGCAATTTCGACTCGACGTCACCGCCCCGGTGCGGCACCACCACGAGATCGGGCAGCCCGGCACTCTGCTGCTGATGCCGGCATGGAGCGGCGGCCTCGCCGGCGTCAAACTCGTCACCGTCTACCCCGAAAACCCCGCGCGCAGCCTGCCGTCGATCCAGGGTATATACTGCCTGTTCGACGCCGCCACGGGGACCCCGCTCGCCGCGATGGACGCCGCCACGATCACCCTCCATCGCACAGCCGCCGCCTCGGTGCTGGCAGCCCGCTATCTGGCGCGCGCAAACAGCCGCCGGCTGCTCCTGCTCAGCACCGGCCGGCTCGCGCCCTATATCGCCCGCGCCTACGTCGCGGTCCTTGGAATCGACCGCGTTCACGTATGGGGTCGGCGCCCCGAGCGTGCCGCGGCCGTGGCCGCGGAACTGGCGAGCGGCGGTCTGGACGCCCGCGCCGTGCCCGACCCGAACGCGGCGCTGGACGATGCCGACATCGTCTCCTGCGCCACCATGAGCGGGGCGCCGCTGTTCGATGGCGCGCGACTGCGGCCCGGCACGCACGTCGACCTCATCGGCGGCTTCACGCCCACCATGCGCGAGTCGGATGACGAGACGATGCGCCGTTCCACGATCTATGTAGATACGCGCGACGGCGCCCTTTCCGAAGCCGGCGACCTGATCCAGCCGATCCAGGCCGGCGTCATCGCTGAAACCGACATCCGGGGCGACCTGTTCGACCTGTGTCGCGGGCGCATTCCAGGCCGCACATCGGACGCGTCGATCACCCTCTTTAAATCGGTCGGCACCGCGCTCGAAGACCTGGCCGCCGCCGAACTGGTTTATCGAAAAACCCTCGCTTCCTGA
- a CDS encoding FAD-dependent oxidoreductase translates to MSQTFILVGAGIIGLSAARALAKKGHRVRLVDQGPIPNPLAASHDQHRLIRYPYGAMTGYAAMTAEAYPAWDRLWTDLGRSHYVETGTLVLSRTHDGWADASAGVLDALRIPYERLTSEAVAERFSLINDAGVSRSFYQPQGGVLKASAILADLARYLESAGVELMPHTRIARIDREPTRVYTEDGRILTGDAVVLAAGAWSRRLIDVPVTASRQVVVYAAPPPEARAAWAASPMLLEIDPDSGFYLVPPVDGLGLKIGDHRFSLAGDPDAPRAAEAREIEAVCAAARERIRAFDRFDIERGHVCFYAVAPEERFIVRREGGVWVLAGFSGHGFKFGPLVGEQLAEAVEANLADAALARWAAGWMG, encoded by the coding sequence TTGAGCCAAACATTCATCCTTGTGGGCGCCGGCATCATCGGCCTCAGCGCCGCTCGCGCACTGGCAAAAAAGGGCCACCGCGTCCGCCTCGTCGACCAGGGTCCGATCCCGAACCCGCTCGCCGCGTCGCACGATCAGCATCGACTGATCCGCTACCCTTACGGGGCCATGACCGGCTACGCGGCGATGACCGCCGAGGCCTACCCGGCATGGGACCGGCTCTGGACCGACCTCGGGCGCTCGCACTATGTCGAGACGGGGACGCTGGTGCTCAGCAGAACCCACGACGGCTGGGCTGATGCCTCAGCCGGCGTGCTCGACGCGCTCCGCATCCCCTATGAACGGCTCACCTCCGAGGCCGTCGCAGAGCGTTTTTCCCTGATTAACGACGCGGGGGTATCCAGATCCTTCTACCAGCCGCAGGGTGGCGTGCTGAAAGCATCGGCCATCCTGGCGGATCTGGCCCGCTACCTCGAATCGGCCGGCGTCGAGTTGATGCCGCATACCCGCATCGCGCGGATCGACCGCGAGCCGACCCGTGTGTACACCGAGGACGGGCGCATCCTGACGGGCGATGCCGTGGTGCTCGCCGCCGGCGCGTGGTCGCGCCGTCTCATCGACGTCCCGGTCACGGCCTCGCGGCAAGTGGTGGTCTATGCCGCTCCCCCGCCGGAGGCGCGCGCCGCCTGGGCCGCATCGCCGATGCTGCTGGAGATCGATCCGGACAGCGGATTCTACCTCGTTCCACCAGTGGATGGGCTCGGGCTCAAGATCGGCGATCACCGGTTCTCGCTCGCCGGCGATCCGGATGCGCCTCGCGCGGCGGAAGCCCGGGAAATCGAAGCCGTATGTGCCGCTGCGCGGGAGCGAATCCGGGCATTCGACCGGTTCGACATCGAGCGCGGCCACGTCTGCTTCTACGCCGTCGCGCCCGAGGAACGCTTCATCGTCCGCCGCGAGGGAGGGGTATGGGTGCTCGCGGGCTTCTCGGGGCACGGGTTCAAGTTCGGCCCACTCGTCGGGGAACAGCTTGCGGAGGCCGTCGAGGCGAACCTGGCCGACGCCGCCCTGGCGCGATGGGCGGCCGGGTGGATGGGATGA